TTTACAATATAATATATTGGAATCCAAAAATATTCCATGCTATATCCCCACTCTATTTAATCAAGTTCTTTATCAAGAATGCTAAAGAAGGTTGGATTTCACTTGGAGGGATGCTTCTGTGTATTACTGGTATGTCTGCTCTGAAACTACcagaaattatattataagttgATTAGATACtccattttctattttataaatttaattgagcTTTGACTAACTAAAAGCTGAGATTTTAACTACAAAATACTAAGTTTAATAACTCTTGACCGTTGTGTCTCACCAGGAACTGAAGCTATGTTTGCGGATATTGGTCATTTTACTACATTGTCAATAAGGGTGAGCTTATAGCTTGACTTAATTTTGTACATCAGATTTATCCTTTCTTGGTaactattattaatttctaggaagataataattattattgtacTTCTATTGCAATTGTGTTTACATGGGATTTTCTTATAACATTTTTCTTCCATGCACAGCTTGCCTTTGCCTTTGTTATATACCCTTGTTTGGTAGTGCAATACATGGGCCAAGCAGCTTTTTTGTCGAAAAACCTTAACTCTGTCCATAATAGTTTTTATGACTCTATACCTGGTTAGTTCTTCTGAGTCTCTGACTTCTTCGTACTGATCATGGTTTTTAAACTACAGTAATTTGGTTTAATTTGTTAGTGTTTTTGCTTGTCCAACAGAACCTATACTTTGGCCAGTTTTTGTTATTGCCACCCTTGCAGCTATTGTTGGAAGTCAAGCTGTTATTACTGCCACTTTCTCCATCATCAAGCAGTGCCATGTACTTGGTTGCTTTCCACGAGTCAAAATCGTACACACCTCAAAGCATATGTTTGGACAAATCTACATCCCAGAAATCAACTGGATACTTATGATCTTGACCCTTGCTGTAACCATTGGATTTCGGGACACAACCTTAATTGGAAATGCTTATggtaatttattcatttttgaaACAGACTGTGTTTGTGCTTATGTGTATGTGTGTAGCATTGGCTTGTACTATTTTGGAGACAATTTGGTCTTTATTTGAATGAGTGCATTTTGTCTCTTTAATTGTGTAATTTGATCAATAGTTCAAATCAATCAAATGCCAAAACAGACGTTTAATGATTTTCAAGTACACGAACTAGCTTGAGGGTGTGAAAGTAGgctgataaaaataaagaaaacttaAGGTTCATAAAAAAACTTTGTATTACACCTGAGGTTTCTGTTTTGGTAAATCCAACTTAAAATATGTTCTCTTTTCCTGTTAGTGATTTTGAGAAATGGCAGTTTGATTGTTAGTTTTGCATTGCTATGTACGCACACTTACAAGTGCTCAGGCTTCTTATCTAGGAGTTTTCCTATTTAGACTAGAGAGAATGAATATGCATCTTTTGAAACTATGGTACTGGGCTGGTAACATTGCCTGTGGCACATGTTTTTGAGTTAAAATAAAGGCAACAAATAGAAGGTTTCTCTAACTTGAATTAAAATGGCAATGTTctatttatcttatttgttaatgtttttgttttttcatatttGGTTTACAGGCCTTGCTTGTATGACGGTTATGTTTGTGACTACATTTCTGATGGCACTAGTCATAATGTTTGTCTGGCAGAAAAACATTCTGATTGCCACAATATTCCTTCTGTTTTTTTGGGTGATAGAGGGTTTATATCTATCTGCAGCATTGATAAAAGTGTTTCAAGGAGGATGGGTTCCTCTTGTCTTATCTTTCATCTTCATGCTTGTTATGCATGTATGGCATTATGGCACTTGTACCAAGTACAACTACGATCTAAGCAACAAAGTTTCATTGAAATGGTTACTGGCTTTGGGCCCTAGCCTTGGTGTTGCCCGTGTCCCCGGGATTGGTCTCATCTACACAGAACTTGCAACAGGAATACCTGCAATATTTTCCCACTTTGTAACCAACCTCCCTGCATTTCACATGGTGTTGGTCTTTGTTTGTGTGAAAACAGTTCCTGTTCCACATGTATTAACCAAAGAACGTTTCCTAATCGGGCGAGTTTGTCCGAGACCATATCGAATGTATAGGTGCACTGTCAGATATGGATACAAGGACATTAGAAGGGATGATAGAGACTTTGACAACCATATCATACGATGTATAGCCGAGTTTATCCAAATAGAGGCGCAGGAATTACAACTCTCGATTTCTGAAACTTCTTCATTCGATGGAGGGACAACTATTATAAGTGTTAGAAGCTTCGAATCAGTTTCAAGTTGGACAGTGTCTGAGAATGAAGATGTTGGTGTGGACAACAACATTGCTAGTGGTAGATCTTTCTCTCGACAACCATCGATTTCCACTTATGACAAAGAAAACCCACATTCAAGAAGGCGCCACGTTAGTTTCCTGGTACCTGATGATCCTGCATTGGATCATGAAGTTAAGCAGGAGCTTCTTGATTTAGCTCAAGCTATGGAGGCTGGGGTTGCATATATAATGGGGCACACACATGTGAAGGCAAGGAAATCATCCTCATTATTGAAAAGGCTTGTGATCAATGTTGGGTATGCATTTCTTCGAACGAATTGCAGGGGTCCAGCTACGGCTCTTAACATTCCTCACATCAGTCTCATTGAAGTTGGAATGATATATTATGTGTAGTTGGTGGAAGTAATCATAGTAGGACTTACAATTAATTAGTCAAGATCACCAACAGTTCAACAAGAACAACAGGTGCAAAATTTTTAGTtacattttgtttcattatttaatGCATGTAAATTGTTTTTGATGGTGAGGATttctttcaattgaaaattcaaatCCAAAGAACCCAATCCATATCATTTGTGTAGACATCATCAACTTGTTACTAACATGTGAGAATCCAACCCTTTAAGAATTCATAATCATTCGTCTAGTACCAAATTTCAGAACACTAGAAATAAATAGAGGTATATTTCAACATTCAACAATTTATAATCCACACTCTAGTATAACAAAAAGAATAACggtgaaaagaaaatcaatctGTTCCTTTAGAAATCTCTGCCAGGAGTGTGATGTCCCTAAACCAATGCTGGCTATACATGTGCaataattgagaaaaataaGATCATCATAACAATTCCACTAGACACGTGCACCAATTTTGTTGCTGAGTTTCTATCTGAGTTCGTCGGACCAGGTGAATCTGAAATAAGACATACGCACATAATTTATTTCACTAGAAAATCCCTTGTTAAtaataattctaatattttcaacttactctttattattttctccttttcataAGTATTGATATTTTAAGAGTTTGATAAATACTTATGgtcagtataaaaaaaattacattgtcaATCAATATATTTGTCGGTAAATATACATCACTTTTTAGATAATTATTgtatagataataaattttttatacataatttataattaaattataatgtaaaattattttaaactatcaatacgtaattattttcttatgttttaatCTTCTTTTATGTATCCCTTAATATCCTCTTACTAGGGATACAGGCAATAAGGATCAACATATTAATAaagacattttaatttaattataataatattttatattttttaaatattcccTAATCACTGTACATTaaccttaaatataaataattataaaaaggtGATAATactggttaaaatttattgaaaaaataactcATACAAATTTGTAATCTTTAAAAGATACCAACAGATAATAtcgaatttatttaaaagattgtGTTAAAAATGTATTGTTAACATTTCTCAATGTATACAAAAGTATTAGAAGGAAAACATACTTGTGAGGCAGGACAATGGATTGACATGTTGGCCACATCTACCAGGCAATTGCTGAGCCTCATTGATATTAATGCCAGCTTGTTCTGCTTGCCTTGTGCCTCTGTTGCTCACCAAGCTACATAGGCATTCTGCATCTGATTCAATCACAGATTTAAGTGGTTCACAGCAACTATCAGGTGGGTCTTCGGTGCCATTGAGGTAGTTTAGGCAAGGTGAAAGCTTATTAAGGCAAGAGCTATCTTGAGCACTTCCTCTTGGAATACATGTTAATAGGACAAGAAATGCAATCCAGCAAAGTGCCCTCAAAATGGTTTCCATTTTCGTTGTTGGTGATGGTATATCTATGCCTTAGTGCCATTATGCTTAATATTTATAtgtgaaaaaataagaatgaagtGTAACAATTAACTAGAGAGGGAGAAAAATAGTGATTTGAAAGTAATAGTTAATTAAGAGTTGGTGATCAAACTTATAGCCAAACTTGTTGACCGACCCATTTGGCCTTTGTTGTTCATTTTGTGGAAGGTTTTGAATGTGTGGCTCAGAGTTAATAGGAAGGTGCCACGGGTAATATGACAGTTGGACAGGTGAAGCTACTTTCATTCTCGAAGTTCATACATTCAAAGAAAAGGGGTTAGGTGAAGCATTGTCCCCTGTTTCTATAAAGACTAAATAGCTAAATTCATCACTTATGTATAGTCTATACTGTATAACAGGTCATttatctttcatcttgactACTTTTTACTTCGCATAATTACTGGTAGAGATAATTTTAGTTAACATAGAATTATTATAAGaaacaaaacttattttttgaatatttaatattattatatctttAATACTCTCATTTAATTTAAGAATGTGTTACAcatataaagattaaattaaaaatacattatacgtataaagactaaattaagaatgtattatatgtataaagactaaattaaaaatgcTTAAAAATATAGCATGTTTCATTGGATGCCATGATGACAAATACCAAACCCGTAAATTTCACACATATAAggactaatttaataattttataaaagtaaaaactaaaaaaaggttGCAACACATATGTAAAGTAAATTACATGACGAATCACTTTGTCAGTGGTTCATGCTAAGTAACCCTTCTCCTTTAATCATATAAAACTTCAGAACAGTGAAAACAAAGGATCTTTATTCCTTGCCTGCAATTTACTCATGGTACCTAAGGAAGTAAAGTTTATTCAGATTCAAAAACTAAGCCAATATAAATCACAAATCTTGAGCAAATTAAAGCCTTATTACTGACCTGGCCTCTGTCAACTACACCCAAAGAGTCAAAACACCAACCCACCAATTAATCCTTCCTTCAAGCATTATCTCACAATGTCTTCAAACCTCACCATTGAACAAAGGCTCGAACAGCTGCAAAAGGCAAAGGAAAGAGCACAACCCCAACCACCCAAAGGGGCCAAAATCCAACGGGTAGCACATCATCTCCGAGACCGAAAGCATTTCACCAAGCATTACGAGCCGAAACTGATGTCATTGGGTCCCATCCATCACGGTGCTGAAAAACTGCAGCTGGGAGAGCAGTGTAAGCAAAGGTGGGCAGCAACGTACATCGAAAGCACTGGAAAAACCCCACAAACTCTACACAAAAGGGTTGTGGACGATTTTGAAAACCAGAAGAAGTTGTTTGACGATGACCTTTTATTAGCATCGACCCAACAGTAAGTGAGACTACATGATATGCTTTTTTGTTGataggtttaaatatttttttagttttcataattttacatACTTTTCAATTTGGTTCTTATAGTTTAAAACATGCTAATTTTGATCTTTATAGTtacatttttctatttaatttggACATAGTTGTGAAATCACCATATGTCGTTTTATCAACCATAGCATATTGGGTCTTTGAACTTCTTTCCTTTGTCCTTGACGACATATTACTCATTCTACTGTTCATTGGCAATAACCTTTTACAATCACAATCAACAACCACTCAAAACAATTGTTGCAACACAAGAATCATAACTCCACCAATGCCGCTCAAGGCATTGCAGCTGAAGATCCACACCTTTTAGGGATTCTTCTCTAAGATTGTGTTTGATTTAGGGAGGGAGAAGAGAAATCTTTTGGGTCCTATTCGTCACAAATGCACCTTGCTCGAAACTCAAGCGCCATGGAAAGTCATGTCTACAAAATTCCACAGTAAAAAGTCTCCGTCACTCATCGAACAAACAAATGACATTAACGTGATTTCATAGCGAGAGgccaaatagaaagaaaaaaacaaaaagaaaacgcgataaaaatcaaatttacatGTTAAACTGTATGTACCAACTTGAAAAGTAAGGGTCAAAAGGGTATGTAAATCTTGTTAATACatacaactttttatttatagaaactaaaagtaaataatttgcTTACGGGTAAGCCAAAAATTTGAACTTTAATCACTGGTGGTGTCTTTTCAGGTATCAGAAGCAAGGCTTCACAACCATGGAAGAAAAGATTCAGTGGATGCTGTTCGTGGACGCGTGTGCCCTGCTGCAAATTCTGGAACATGCAAATCTTCACGCACCggagaaaatgaaaatcaagGTCGATCAACTGGTTCTGGTGATGGGGGACGTGCTCTTGTTAGAGAACCAGCTTCCTTTCTCTTTGCTGAAACTGTTGTGGAAAAACGACGAGAGCGAGTtgatgaaaacaatgaaaaagtTTCTTCGGTGTCATCATTGGGCCACCAAAAAAGAAGACATGATCATAGAAACGGAGTTCCCAGAACCTAATCATCTTCTCGATCTTCAGCGCTCTATCATCCTCTATGATCCTAACAAGAGAAAACAGACTCAAAATAATGATAATCAAAATCAAGACACTAACAAGGGGAATGAGGCTCAAAATGATCCAAACATAAACATGGCCAACATGGGAAATCCGACTCCAAATGAAAACCCTGTGCAAAGTTGgactattattaataatataattagacGTTGCCTGccaaaaaccaaaagaaagaaTCCAAATGAAAACAACGACGACATGGTAACATACAGGtaccattttttcttctctgcTTACTCTATCAAGacttatttttctatttgtttcaccttttaatagatagatatatatagagagaattAAGTTATTTCAAGAATAACTTTGAAATAAGTTACTCCTTAtacattacaaaataaaaataaaaggttagAATGACTAGAGTTGAACAAGTGttcattcttaaaaatataatcatgagttacaatgataatttttaatgaataaattttaGCATATATCACCTAAAGCATTAGACTTGTTTGTATCTAAACCCTATATtgcaaataacataaatttaataatagtagcataatagatttaaaaaatgagttaaatGCTTATGTATTGACTTATATCTAACTATAAATtactgtttaaattattttaagataattattttaaaattaataaacttatcatatataatatgttatgattgaataattttgtaaaactttttatattattgcatAGTACCTTTTCTCTTAAATAtaaccattaattttattttaaaaattaatatctttggTATGATTTCatgtattaaattataattgctTGATCAAACATTATTATActcaacataataaaaaaaacgaaaataaataatttaaatattagatattttaaaatgactattgtgaattatataatacaaaatattgacaaattatttttctcaatctTTCATCAATTGTACAGGAACATAAAGGAGTTAAAAGAAGCAGGGATTGTATTGAAGTCAAGCAAGACACGTAGGCCAAGAGATGTATCATTCTCCTATGGTTGGATCCGTTCGGAGTTAAAGCTTCCTGAGATTGTTGTAGATGACACAACAGCTGCTACTGTGCTAAACCTAATAGCATATGAGATGTGTCCTGATTTTGAGAACGACTATGGGATTTGCTCTTATGTGTCCTTCTTGGACTCACTCATAGACCACCCAGATGACGTGAAGGCATTGAGATCAGAACAGATTTTGCTCAATTCATTAGGGAGTGATGAGGAAGTGGCCAACCTCTTCAATACCATAAGCACTGACTTGGTTCCTGATATGGTGAAATATGCTGATGTTAGAAATGAAATTGAGAAGCATTACAGTGATAAGAGTAGGACTTGGCTGGCTCTAGGGTATCATACCTATTTCAGCAACCCTTGGGCTATCATTGCATTCCATGCTGCAGTTGTGGGCCTTGCCCTAACTTTTGTCCAAACTTGGTATACTATTCACCCACCAAAATAACTACACTATACAGTCTtgagaaaaataatgtaataatagTAGTATTAATAATCATACAGTAATATGTTTGTGTGTGATTCACT
The Glycine max cultivar Williams 82 chromosome 16, Glycine_max_v4.0, whole genome shotgun sequence genome window above contains:
- the LOC100810134 gene encoding potassium transporter 4 — translated: MELESGVSASQKNPSQLSWVNLSKDLLLAYQSFGVVYGDLSTSPLYVYTSTLSGKLQSHLNEEVIFGIFSLIFWTLTLIPLLKYVVIILNADDNGEGGTFALYSLLCRHANISLLPNQQAADEEMSCYKNGLSPEAAESSSLKRFLENHRSLKTALLVVVLLGACMVIGDGVFSPAISILAAVSGVRVTKTKFTDVEVVLIACVILVGLFALQHYGTHKVAFVFAPVVIIWLAAIFSIGLYNIIYWNPKIFHAISPLYLIKFFIKNAKEGWISLGGMLLCITGTEAMFADIGHFTTLSIRLAFAFVIYPCLVVQYMGQAAFLSKNLNSVHNSFYDSIPEPILWPVFVIATLAAIVGSQAVITATFSIIKQCHVLGCFPRVKIVHTSKHMFGQIYIPEINWILMILTLAVTIGFRDTTLIGNAYGLACMTVMFVTTFLMALVIMFVWQKNILIATIFLLFFWVIEGLYLSAALIKVFQGGWVPLVLSFIFMLVMHVWHYGTCTKYNYDLSNKVSLKWLLALGPSLGVARVPGIGLIYTELATGIPAIFSHFVTNLPAFHMVLVFVCVKTVPVPHVLTKERFLIGRVCPRPYRMYRCTVRYGYKDIRRDDRDFDNHIIRCIAEFIQIEAQELQLSISETSSFDGGTTIISVRSFESVSSWTVSENEDVGVDNNIASGRSFSRQPSISTYDKENPHSRRRHVSFLVPDDPALDHEVKQELLDLAQAMEAGVAYIMGHTHVKARKSSSLLKRLVINVGYAFLRTNCRGPATALNIPHISLIEVGMIYYV
- the LOC100781810 gene encoding UPF0481 protein At3g47200; protein product: MSSNLTIEQRLEQLQKAKERAQPQPPKGAKIQRVAHHLRDRKHFTKHYEPKLMSLGPIHHGAEKLQLGEQCKQRWAATYIESTGKTPQTLHKRVVDDFENQKKLFDDDLLLASTQQYQKQGFTTMEEKIQWMLFVDACALLQILEHANLHAPEKMKIKVDQLVLVMGDVLLLENQLPFSLLKLLWKNDESELMKTMKKFLRCHHWATKKEDMIIETEFPEPNHLLDLQRSIILYDPNKRKQTQNNDNQNQDTNKGNEAQNDPNINMANMGNPTPNENPVQSWTIINNIIRRCLPKTKRKNPNENNDDMVTYRNIKELKEAGIVLKSSKTRRPRDVSFSYGWIRSELKLPEIVVDDTTAATVLNLIAYEMCPDFENDYGICSYVSFLDSLIDHPDDVKALRSEQILLNSLGSDEEVANLFNTISTDLVPDMVKYADVRNEIEKHYSDKSRTWLALGYHTYFSNPWAIIAFHAAVVGLALTFVQTWYTIHPPK
- the LOC100810664 gene encoding non-specific lipid transfer protein GPI-anchored 30; the protein is METILRALCWIAFLVLLTCIPRGSAQDSSCLNKLSPCLNYLNGTEDPPDSCCEPLKSVIESDAECLCSLVSNRGTRQAEQAGININEAQQLPGRCGQHVNPLSCLTNSPGPTNSDRNSATKLVHVSSGIVMMILFFSIIAHV